A stretch of Rhododendron vialii isolate Sample 1 chromosome 4a, ASM3025357v1 DNA encodes these proteins:
- the LOC131324109 gene encoding 1-aminocyclopropane-1-carboxylate oxidase homolog 11-like isoform X1, whose product MDISGTKLSYPESTGDHFDRAKEVQAFNDSKAGVKGLIDAGVVKVPKIFIRPPDELSEDLKNSPVELQVPVIDLGNIGEGYSRERVVKEVRCASEEWGFFQVVNHGIPLDVLEEMIDGIRMFHEEDPEVKRALYSLDHVKRVRFYSNPDSYQSKFVFWKDTLNISMLVSDHLDPDEIPKTCRASLIKYIEHVTDLRCTLFELLSEALGLTLDHLPALECARGRTFLCHCYPACPEPELTLGAGKHSDPTFITVLLQDQLGGLQVMHKNQWVNVKPIPGALVVNIGDLLQIISNDKFKSVDHRVLANRVGPRISMASFFTGVFVPPKVYGPIKELISEENPPIYRDFTLSDYIGGFVSRPLDKSALDYLKI is encoded by the exons ATGGATATCTCAGGCACCAAATTATCCTACCCAGAAAGTACTGGAGACCATTTTGACAGGGCAAAAGAGGTACAGGCTTTCAATGATTCCAAAGCTGGTGTCAAAGGGCTAATTGATGCCGGTGTGGTAAAAGTCCCAAAGATATTCATTCGCCCACCAGATGAACTCTCTGAGGATTTGAAAAATTCACCAGTAGAGTTACAAGTGCCGGTCATTGATCTCGGCAACATTGGAGAAGGTTACAGTCGGGAAAGAGTCGTGAAGGAAGTCCGCTGTGCGTCAGAGGAGTGGGGATTCTTTCAAGTTGTCAACCACGGAATCCCGTTGGACGTGTTGGAGGAAATGATTGATGGAATAAGAATGTTTCACGAAGAAGATCCGGAGGTAAAGAGAGCATTGTATTCACTTGATCACGTGAAAAGAGTGAGATTCTATAGTAACCCGGATTCGTACCagtcaaaatttgtgttttggAAGGACACCTTGAACATCTCTATGCTTGTTTCTGACCATCTTGACCCCGATGAAATTCCCAAAACCTGTAG GGCTTCATTAATCAAGTATATCGAGCACGTTACCGACCTGAGGTGTACTCTATTTGAGTTGTTATCAGAGGCTCTTGGCCTAACACTTGATCACTTACCCGCCCTCGAATGTGCTAGAGGCCGCACCTTTCTTTGCCATTGCTATCCAGCATGCCCAGAGCCAGAGCTGACTTTAGGAGCCGGCAAGCACTCGGATCCTACCTTCATCACTGTGCTCCTACAAGACCAACTTGGAGGCCTCCAAGTCATGCATAAAAATCAATGGGTTAATGTTAAACCGATTCCCGGAGCTTTGGTAGTTAACATTGGGGATCTTCTCCAG ATCATATCTAATGACAAGTTCAAGAGTGTTGATCATAGAGTGTTGGCAAACCGTGTTGGACCAAGGATTTCCATGGCGAGCTTTTTCACTGGTGTTTTTGTTCCTCCGAAGGTCTACGGCCCCATAAAAGAACTGATATCAGAAGAAAATCCTCCTATATACCGGGATTTTACACTAAGCGATTACATTGGAGGTTTCGTTTCGAGGCCGCTTGACAAGTCTGCGCTCGACTATTTGAAGATATGA
- the LOC131324106 gene encoding 1-aminocyclopropane-1-carboxylate oxidase homolog 1-like, whose amino-acid sequence MDQTTDISGCQESSVAVNYNREEELKAFDDSKAGVKGLIDAGVTKVPKIFIRSPEEIAEELARRKSTDLQIPVIDISDIVRGSEGREKVVNEMRIASEEWGFFQVVNHGIPWNVLDEMIDGIRLFHDQDSEIKKALYDRAKKVRFETNYDLYRSKSASWRDTLTIYNLASDQLGPDEVPPVCRATTMEYMKHVTNLGNTLFELLSEVLGLNHDHLNALECGRDHTLLCHYYPACPEPKLTLGADKHSDPTFLTVLLQNQLAGLQVMHKNQWVDVQPIAGGLVVNIGVLLQMTSNDKFKSVDHRVVTSLAGPRISVACFFVGVVSPPKPYGPIEELISVENPLLYKDFLVSDYFAKFFSRALDKSRVNDYKI is encoded by the exons ATGGATCAAACAACGGACATCTCAGGCTGCCAAGAATCCTCTGTTGCGGTGAACTACAACAGGGAAGAAGAGCTAAAGGCTTTTGATGATTCGAAAGCCGGTGTTAAAGGGCTAATAGATGCTGGGGTGACAAAAGTCCCCAAGATATTCATCCGATCGCCTGAAGAGATTGCTGAGGAGCTTGCCAGGCGCAAGAGTACTGATTTACAGATTCCAGTTATTGATATCAGCGACATTGTAAGAGGAAGTGAAGGGCGCGAGAAAGTTGTGAACGAAATGCGTATAGCATCCGAGGAGTGGGGATTTTTTCAGGTGGTCAACCACGGAATCCCCTGGAACGTGCTGGATGAAATGATTGACGGAATACGCCTGTTTCACGACCAGGATTCCGAGATAAAGAAAGCGTTGTATGATCGGGCAAAAAAAGTGAGATTCGAGACTAATTATGATTTGTACAGGTCGAAATCCGCTAGTTGGAGGGACACCTTGACCATCTATAATCTTGCTTCAGATCAACTTGGTCCTGATGAGGTTCCCCCAGTGTGCAG AGCTACAACAATGGAGTACATGAAGCATGTTACGAACCTGGGAAACACTCTGTTCGAGTTGCTATCAGAGGTTCTAGGCCTAAACCACGACCACTTAAACGCCCTCGAATGTGGTAGAGATCACACCCTTCTTTGCCATTACTATCCAGCATGCCCGGAGCCAAAGCTAACTTTGGGAGCTGACAAGCACTCAGATCCTACATTCCTCACTGTACTGCTGCAAAACCAACTCGCAGGCCTCCAAGTCATGCACAAAAATCAGTGGGTTGATGTTCAGCCGATTGCCGGAGGTTTGGTAGTTAACATTGGGGTTCTTCTCCAG ATGACATCGAAcgacaagttcaaaagcgtTGATCATAGAGTGGTGACCAGCCTTGCCGGACCGAGAATCTCCGTGGCGTGCTTTTTCGTTGGTGTCGTATCACCTCCGAAGCCGTACGGGCCAATAGAAGAATTGATATCGGTAGAAAATCCTCTCCTGTACAAGGATTTTCTGGTGAGTGATTATTTTGCCAAGTTCTTTTCCAGGGCACTTGACAAATCTAGGGTCAACGACTACAAGATATGA
- the LOC131324109 gene encoding 1-aminocyclopropane-1-carboxylate oxidase homolog 11-like isoform X2 has translation MDISGTKLSYPESAGDHFDRAKEVQAFDDSKAGVKGLIDAGVVKVPTIFIRPQDELSGDLKSPPVEMQVPVIDLGNIGERYGRERVVNKVRCASDEWGFFQVVNHGIPLNVLEEMIDGIRMFHEEDLEVKRALYSHDRMKKVRFETNRNLYKSKYLIWRDTLNISMLDSDHLDPDEIPKTCRASLIKYIEHVTDLRCTLFELLSEALGLTLDHLPALECARGRTFLCHCYPACPEPELTLGAGKHSDPTFITVLLQDQLGGLQVMHKNQWVNVKPIPGALVVNIGDLLQIISNDKFKSVDHRVLANRVGPRISMASFFTGVFVPPKVYGPIKELISEENPPIYRDFTLSDYIGGFVSRPLDKSALDYLKI, from the exons ATGGATATCTCAGGCACCAAATTATCCTATCCAGAAAGTGCTGGAGACCATTTTGACAGGGCAAAAGAGGTACAGGCTTTTGATGATTCGAAAGCCGGAGTCAAAGGGCTAATTGATGCCGGAGTGGTAAAAGTCCCAACGATATTCATTCGCCCGCAGGATGAACTGTCTGGGGATTTGAAAAGTCCACCGGTAGAGATGCAAGTGCCGGTCATTGATCTCGGGAACATTGGAGAACGTTATGGTCGGGAAAGAGTTGTGAACAAAGTCCGGTGTGCGTCGGACGAGTGGGGATTCTTTCAAGTTGTCAACCATGGAATCCCGTTGAATGTGCTGGAGGAAATGATTGATGGAATAAGAATGTTTCACGAAGAAGATCTGGAGGTAAAGAGAGCGTTGTATTCGCATGATCGGATGAAAAAAGTGCGATTTGAGACTAACCGTAATTTGTACAAGTcaaaatatttgatttggaGGGACACCTTGAACATCTCTATGCTTGATTCTGACCATCTTGACCCTGATGAAATTCCCAAAACCTGTAG GGCTTCATTAATCAAGTATATCGAGCACGTTACCGACCTGAGGTGTACTCTATTTGAGTTGTTATCAGAGGCTCTTGGCCTAACACTTGATCACTTACCCGCCCTCGAATGTGCTAGAGGCCGCACCTTTCTTTGCCATTGCTATCCAGCATGCCCAGAGCCAGAGCTGACTTTAGGAGCCGGCAAGCACTCGGATCCTACCTTCATCACTGTGCTCCTACAAGACCAACTTGGAGGCCTCCAAGTCATGCATAAAAATCAATGGGTTAATGTTAAACCGATTCCCGGAGCTTTGGTAGTTAACATTGGGGATCTTCTCCAG ATCATATCTAATGACAAGTTCAAGAGTGTTGATCATAGAGTGTTGGCAAACCGTGTTGGACCAAGGATTTCCATGGCGAGCTTTTTCACTGGTGTTTTTGTTCCTCCGAAGGTCTACGGCCCCATAAAAGAACTGATATCAGAAGAAAATCCTCCTATATACCGGGATTTTACACTAAGCGATTACATTGGAGGTTTCGTTTCGAGGCCGCTTGACAAGTCTGCGCTCGACTATTTGAAGATATGA
- the LOC131324109 gene encoding 1-aminocyclopropane-1-carboxylate oxidase homolog 11-like isoform X3, translating to MDISGTKLSYPESAGDHFDRAKEVQAFDDSKAGVKGLIDAGVVKVPTIFIRPQDELSGDLKSPPVEMQVPVIDLGNIGERYGRERVVNKVRCASDEWGFFQVVNHGIPLNVLEEMIDGIRMFHEEDLEVKRALYSHDRMKKVRFETNRNLYKSKYLIWRDTLNISMLDSDHLDPDEIPKTCRASTIEYIKHITYLGHTLFELLSEALGLALDHLAALECARSRTFTCHYYPACPEPELTLGTGKHSDPVFITVLLQDQLGGLQVMHKNRWVNVKPIPGGLVVNIGDLLQVITNDKFKSVDHRVLANRVGPRISVANFFIGVFAPPKVYGPIKELISVENPPIYRDFTVSDYLESIFLRPLDKPGLDFLKK from the exons ATGGATATCTCAGGCACCAAATTATCCTATCCAGAAAGTGCTGGAGACCATTTTGACAGGGCAAAAGAGGTACAGGCTTTTGATGATTCGAAAGCCGGAGTCAAAGGGCTAATTGATGCCGGAGTGGTAAAAGTCCCAACGATATTCATTCGCCCGCAGGATGAACTGTCTGGGGATTTGAAAAGTCCACCGGTAGAGATGCAAGTGCCGGTCATTGATCTCGGGAACATTGGAGAACGTTATGGTCGGGAAAGAGTTGTGAACAAAGTCCGGTGTGCGTCGGACGAGTGGGGATTCTTTCAAGTTGTCAACCATGGAATCCCGTTGAATGTGCTGGAGGAAATGATTGATGGAATAAGAATGTTTCACGAAGAAGATCTGGAGGTAAAGAGAGCGTTGTATTCGCATGATCGGATGAAAAAAGTGCGATTTGAGACTAACCGTAATTTGTACAAGTcaaaatatttgatttggaGGGACACCTTGAACATCTCTATGCTTGATTCTGACCATCTTGACCCTGATGAAATTCCCAAAACCTGTAG GGCTTCAACAATCGAGTATATCAAGCACATTACCTACCTGGGACATACTCTATTTGAGTTGTTATCAGAGGCTCTTGGCCTTGCACTTGACCACTTAGCTGCCCTCGAGTGTGCTAGAAGCCGCACTTTCACCTGCCATTATTATCCAGCATGCCCAGAGCCAGAGCTGACTTTAGGAACTGGCAAGCACTCAGATCCTGTCTTCATCACCGTACTCCTACAAGACCAACTTGGAGGCCTCCAAGTCATGCATAAAAATCGATGGGTTAATGTTAAACCGATTCCCGGAGGTTTGGTAGTTAACATTGGGGATCTTCTCCAG GTCATAACTAATGACAAGTTCAAGAGTGTTGATCATAGAGTGTTGGCAAACCGTGTTGGACCGAGAATTTCTGTGGCAAACTTTTTCATTGGGGTTTTTGCTCCTCCAAAGGTCTACGGCCCTATAAAAGAACTGATATCAGTAGAAAATCCTCCTATATACAGAGATTTTACGGTAAGCGATTACCTTGAAAGTATCTTTTTGAGGCCACTTGACAAGCCTGGGCTCGACTTTTTGAAGAAATAA
- the LOC131324112 gene encoding 1-aminocyclopropane-1-carboxylate oxidase homolog 11-like produces MDISGTKLSYPESAGDHFDRAKEVQAFDDSKAGVKGLIDAGVVKVPTIFIRPQDELSEDLKSPPVEMQVPVIDLGSIGEHHSRERVVNEIRRASEEWGFFQVVNHGIPLTVLEEMIDGIRMFHEGDPEVKRALYSHDRTKKVRFESNHRSKHVNWRDTLTISMPVSDHLDPDEIPRTCRASTIEYIKHVTYLRHTLFELLSEALGLALDHLAALECARSGTFVCHYYPACPEPELTLGTGKHSDPVFVTVLLQDQLGGLQVMHKNRWVNVKPIPGGLVVNIGDLLQIISNDKFKSVDHRVLANRVGPRISVANFFTGVFDPPKVYGPIKELISEENPPIYRDFTVSDYIGIFFSRPLGKPGLDYLKK; encoded by the exons ATGGATATCTCAGGCACCAAATTATCCTACCCAGAAAGTGCTGGAGACCATTTTGACAGGGCAAAAGAGGTACAGGCTTTTGATGATTCGAAAGCCGGAGTCAAAGGGCTAATTGATGCCGGAGTGGTAAAAGTCCCAACGATATTCATTCGCCCGCAGGATGAACTGTCTGAGGATTTGAAAAGTCCACCGGTAGAGATGCAAGTGCCGGTCATTGATCTCGGGAGCATTGGAGAACATCATAGTCGGGAAAGAGTTGTGAACGAAATCCGGCGTGCGTCGGAGGAGTGGGGATTCTTTCAAGTCGTCAACCACGGAATCCCGTTGACTGTGCTGGAGGAAATGATTGATGGAATAAGAATGTTTCACGAGGGCGATCCGGAGGTAAAGAGAGCGTTGTATTCGCATGATCGGACGAAAAAAGTGAGATTTGAGAGTAACCACAGGTCAAAACATGTGAATTGGAGGGACACCTTGACCATCTCTATGCCTGTTTCTGACCATCTTGACCCTGATGAAATTCCCAGAACCTGTAG GGCTTCAACAATCGAGTATATCAAGCACGTTACCTACCTGAGACATACTCTATTTGAGTTGTTATCAGAGGCTCTTGGCCTTGCACTTGACCACTTAGCCGCCCTAGAGTGTGCTAGAAGCGGCACTTTCGTCTGCCATTATTATCCAGCATGCCCAGAGCCAGAGCTGACTTTAGGAACTGGCAAGCACTCAGATCCTGTCTTCGTCACTGTACTCCTACAAGACCAACTTGGAGGCCTCCAAGTCATGCATAAAAATCGGTGGGTTAATGTTAAACCGATTCCCGGAGGTTTGGTAGTTAACATTGGGGATCTTCTCCAG ATCATATCTAATGACAAGTTCAAGAGTGTTGATCATAGAGTGTTGGCAAACCGTGTTGGACCGAGAATTTCTGTGGCAAACTTTTTCACTGGGGTTTTTGATCCTCCAAAGGTCTACGGCCCTATAAAAGAACTGATATCAGAAGAAAATCCTCCAATATATAGGGATTTTACGGTAAGCGATTACATTGGAATTTTCTTTTCGAGGCCGCTTGGCAAGCCTGGGCTCGACTATTTGAAGAAATAA